GTAGAGTTCAAGCACTCTTTGGGCATCGTTTTTCTTTTTCGCTCTTAGGTAGCTCACAGAAATGTTCTTAGTGGTGTAGTAGCGTACAAGGCTGTGGTAATCCTTTACCTCTTTGTACACACGGTCAATAATGTCCATACGCTCTTTGTCATTCAGCGAAAGGCTTGAAGAGGTTACAATCTGCTTTAGTTCTTTCAGCAGTTCGGTACTTTCATTGAGCAGTGCCGAATAACCGTTGCCAATAGCGACCAATTCCTGTGGCGAAAAATTGGGGTCGTTCATCATCTTGCCGAAGTTCTGCACGTACATTTCGGACACATCGCCCACCAAGAGTACGGTTTGCTGCACCTTACGGGCATCTTTTACAAGGTTGTTGATAGCTTTCAGCTTGTCGTAATACTCCTTGCCCTGGTCGTACACTTTCTTTACTTCGTTGAAGT
The Sphingobacterium daejeonense genome window above contains:
- a CDS encoding DUF4141 domain-containing protein translates to MKKVMYLVCTALMLAVAPSAKAQWVVTDPANLASGIINSANEIIQTSSTVSNVIKNFNEVKKVYDQGKEYYDKLKAINNLVKDARKVQQTVLLVGDVSEMYVQNFGKMMNDPNFSPQELVAIGNGYSALLNESTELLKELKQIVTSSSLSLNDKERMDIIDRVYKEVKDYHSLVRYYTTKNISVSYLRAKKKNDAQRVLELYGTANQKYW